A region of Paenibacillus sp. JNUCC-31 DNA encodes the following proteins:
- a CDS encoding DUF2627 domain-containing protein — protein MNTRLVFARFVAIVVLVIPGLMAMKGFLMMKDALFLYYAEHGNEQISPGFQWLSFGGGLVLFAAGMSFLGGWILFRDRKRNYVGPRFRSKSTPSAEKADSPGTTS, from the coding sequence ATGAATACTAGACTTGTCTTTGCACGATTTGTGGCGATTGTTGTTCTGGTCATTCCCGGGTTAATGGCAATGAAGGGTTTTCTGATGATGAAAGATGCCCTTTTCCTGTATTATGCCGAGCATGGGAACGAGCAGATCTCACCAGGCTTTCAGTGGCTCTCCTTTGGCGGAGGCCTTGTCCTGTTTGCCGCAGGCATGAGTTTTTTGGGAGGCTGGATTCTGTTCCGTGATCGCAAGCGTAACTATGTAGGGCCGCGTTTTCGCTCCAAGAGCACTCCCTCAGCCGAAAAGGCAGACTCGCCCGGTACGACTTCCTGA
- a CDS encoding C40 family peptidase — MRKALQRISTFTRQWFKGTEKKRIKLSAIYLALAGKLHRWLVEGRRARSAAKRLYQDLPVTALGQMKLEPGDIVYTPSSESTYYAGHMGIIGLDGKVYHVHPYGPVFADSLDWYITRFYEGDRFIIFRSRLNLAGVKAAEWVQEHYKQVKWYRLQTNLHSIERNYCSKFVYQAYQFTSGLDLWSRKFTKLNQGYIYPFRIERSPELEVLGAFYK, encoded by the coding sequence ATGAGAAAAGCTTTACAACGTATATCCACATTTACCCGACAGTGGTTCAAAGGTACTGAGAAAAAACGAATCAAGTTATCCGCAATCTATCTTGCACTGGCAGGAAAGCTGCACCGATGGTTGGTGGAAGGGCGCCGTGCGCGTTCAGCAGCCAAGAGGCTGTACCAGGACTTGCCCGTTACAGCTTTGGGCCAGATGAAGCTGGAGCCAGGAGATATTGTTTATACACCGAGCTCGGAATCAACTTATTACGCGGGGCATATGGGAATCATTGGACTGGACGGCAAAGTGTATCACGTACATCCTTACGGACCGGTGTTTGCCGATTCCTTGGATTGGTATATCACCCGCTTTTATGAAGGGGATCGATTCATTATATTTCGTTCCCGCTTGAATCTGGCTGGTGTTAAGGCAGCAGAGTGGGTACAGGAGCATTATAAGCAAGTGAAGTGGTATCGTTTGCAGACGAATCTACACAGCATTGAACGGAACTATTGTTCCAAATTTGTATATCAGGCGTATCAATTTACATCTGGACTTGACCTGTGGAGTCGCAAGTTTACCAAGCTGAATCAGGGATACATCTATCCGTTTCGAATTGAGCGTTCACCCGAGTTGGAAGTTCTTGGGGCGTTTTATAAATAA
- a CDS encoding thymidine kinase has translation MQTGRITVITGPMFSEKSGELIRRCQKLIQFGRKKVVAYKPAEDDRFAQDEIVSRIGYRLPAHSIPRQLTPESVEMILTQTKDADVVAFDEVQFFSSAIMELVSELAYCGKHVIVDGLNMDYRGKEFGYVGGLLAMADDIEKLSAFCAVCGSPDAAFTQRIVNGEPVTLGPVVMIGDSEAYEPRCRCCFIPPHKVEC, from the coding sequence GTGCAAACAGGACGTATTACCGTAATTACAGGACCTATGTTTAGTGAAAAATCCGGTGAACTCATTCGCCGTTGTCAGAAATTAATTCAATTCGGCCGTAAAAAGGTCGTTGCCTACAAACCTGCTGAAGATGATCGGTTTGCCCAGGACGAAATCGTTAGCCGTATCGGCTACCGCCTGCCTGCCCATTCCATTCCACGGCAATTGACCCCGGAATCTGTAGAGATGATCCTGACTCAGACCAAGGATGCTGATGTTGTTGCATTTGATGAAGTACAATTTTTCAGCAGTGCCATTATGGAGCTGGTCTCCGAGCTTGCCTATTGTGGGAAACATGTTATTGTGGATGGACTGAATATGGATTACCGTGGCAAGGAATTCGGATATGTAGGCGGTTTACTCGCCATGGCAGATGACATTGAGAAACTCTCGGCATTCTGCGCCGTATGCGGAAGCCCGGATGCGGCATTCACCCAGCGCATCGTTAATGGTGAGCCGGTTACCCTCGGCCCGGTTGTTATGATTGGCGATTCAGAAGCTTACGAGCCGCGCTGTCGCTGCTGTTTCATTCCTCCTCACAAAGTTGAATGCTGA
- a CDS encoding NAD(P)/FAD-dependent oxidoreductase: MDQHLELYDVTIIGGGPAGMYSAFYSGMRDMKTKLIEARDKLGGRMLFYPEKMIWDVGGVTPILCENLIKQLEEQARTFEPTIVFEQQIEGFERQPDGTILLTSATGEQHWTRTVILAIGYGIYKMAKLELEGADRYEVTNLHYTVQELEPFRGKRVLISGGGDSAVDWANELEALAEQVTVVHRRDRFGGLERNVLRMRESSVDIRTPYAVDTLHSQSGEMIEQVTISHVETGESELLDVDAIIVNHGMKSDFGPIRDWGLDLGEWHVSTTEKLQTNIPGVFAAGDFVDYGSKLYLIAGTFTDAALAVNSAKLYMDPEAEKVAYVSSHNSRFKEKNKALGVVEE, from the coding sequence ATGGATCAGCATTTGGAATTATATGATGTAACAATTATCGGCGGCGGACCCGCCGGGATGTATTCTGCATTTTACAGCGGGATGCGTGATATGAAGACCAAGTTGATTGAGGCGCGGGACAAATTGGGCGGTCGCATGCTCTTTTATCCAGAGAAAATGATCTGGGACGTCGGCGGTGTCACCCCGATTCTATGTGAGAACCTGATTAAACAGTTGGAAGAACAGGCGAGAACGTTTGAACCAACGATTGTGTTTGAACAGCAAATCGAAGGCTTCGAGCGTCAACCGGATGGCACGATTCTGCTGACATCGGCTACAGGAGAACAACACTGGACACGTACCGTCATATTGGCGATCGGGTATGGTATATATAAAATGGCCAAGCTGGAGCTTGAAGGAGCTGACCGTTATGAGGTCACCAATCTCCACTATACAGTACAAGAGTTGGAACCATTCCGGGGCAAGCGAGTATTAATCTCAGGTGGAGGAGATTCCGCTGTGGATTGGGCCAATGAACTTGAGGCACTGGCAGAGCAAGTAACGGTGGTTCATCGTCGTGACCGCTTTGGTGGACTGGAGCGCAATGTACTGCGCATGAGAGAATCTTCGGTCGATATTCGTACACCATATGCCGTGGACACGTTGCATAGTCAAAGTGGCGAAATGATCGAACAAGTGACGATATCCCATGTTGAGACGGGCGAAAGTGAACTGCTGGATGTGGATGCAATTATCGTTAACCACGGGATGAAGAGTGATTTTGGACCGATCCGGGATTGGGGACTTGATCTTGGAGAATGGCATGTCAGCACAACAGAGAAGCTGCAAACGAATATCCCAGGCGTTTTCGCCGCAGGAGACTTTGTCGATTATGGAAGTAAATTGTATCTTATTGCGGGTACATTTACGGATGCAGCGCTGGCGGTCAATAGTGCGAAATTATATATGGACCCTGAGGCGGAAAAAGTTGCTTATGTATCTTCTCATAACAGTCGTTTCAAAGAAAAAAATAAGGCACTTGGTGTTGTGGAAGAGTAG
- a CDS encoding helix-turn-helix domain-containing protein — translation MQLNEQMQCWNRAAVKILDIRRIVMEAGEILDTYVLPANGYIYIIRGAAQLKMDEEAYEAQRFYILHGAKGSSINIRVSENEKFEYVLLFYRAFLAFPIHRKTLRPAPLAAPYSLQYGFTPSDPLALLRPLGELEKAWDQAGSLELLQVKSLFYQFIHELMFQLAEQEVSTVVQDPVQQTLRYIQNHYREQVTLDFLAEQFNYSSRHLSMQFKRKTGYSPIDYLIQTRLAEARNLLARSDATLREIAAEVGYSDVYYFSRIFKKHVGLSPTLYQQSVRDQSLAEDRPLQISESSIGWRWKRGYIDYENHYQYKDGGSTPMKRRKTSSSMIMVALLSITMLLAACSSGSATTPVAGEGTGASSNNSSTTVSSDTESQMNKDNETRTVSTVKGDVVVPANPKRVVVLYLQGDVVALGIKPVATSEVFAGAAYKGELEGVNSLGAWFEPNPEAVINLDPDLIIAPSEETYTLLKDIAPTVYIPYEKMTTEERLQSIASIFGKEQEAETLITNLNNKVEESKKTLADAGILNKTVSIVEGGLKSMVVVESKQYGRGSQALYEYLGMKAPEVVQKKIDVVSEAGGSNLSMEVLPEYIGDYVFRSVYEGADNLTDDPIWSSIPAVKEGRLIEIDFEFFYYSDIYSVSKQIDFVVEHLLAASRVK, via the coding sequence ATGCAATTAAATGAACAGATGCAATGCTGGAATCGTGCGGCTGTCAAAATTCTGGATATACGCAGGATCGTCATGGAGGCAGGGGAGATCCTGGATACCTATGTGCTGCCTGCAAACGGTTATATATACATCATACGTGGTGCAGCTCAGCTGAAAATGGATGAAGAAGCTTATGAAGCTCAGCGATTTTACATTCTTCACGGTGCTAAAGGATCGTCGATAAATATCCGCGTTAGCGAAAACGAAAAATTTGAATATGTTTTGCTGTTCTACAGGGCATTCCTTGCATTCCCAATTCATCGTAAGACGTTGAGGCCGGCACCCCTGGCAGCTCCGTACTCTTTACAATATGGGTTTACACCAAGTGATCCCCTTGCTTTATTACGTCCTCTGGGTGAGCTGGAGAAAGCCTGGGATCAGGCAGGAAGTCTGGAACTGCTTCAAGTGAAGAGTTTGTTTTACCAATTTATTCATGAACTCATGTTTCAATTAGCAGAGCAGGAGGTCAGTACAGTGGTACAAGACCCAGTGCAACAAACACTCCGTTACATACAGAATCATTATAGGGAACAAGTGACTCTGGATTTTTTGGCCGAACAATTCAACTACAGCTCTCGTCATTTATCCATGCAATTCAAACGTAAGACGGGATACAGTCCGATTGATTATCTCATTCAAACCAGACTGGCTGAGGCTCGAAATCTGCTTGCTCGATCGGATGCAACCTTGCGCGAAATTGCAGCAGAAGTGGGTTATTCGGATGTATATTATTTCAGTCGCATCTTTAAAAAACATGTGGGCTTGTCTCCGACCCTCTATCAACAAAGCGTGAGAGATCAGAGCCTGGCAGAAGATCGTCCATTGCAAATCTCCGAATCGTCCATTGGCTGGAGATGGAAGCGAGGATATATTGATTATGAGAATCATTATCAATATAAAGACGGAGGGTCTACACCAATGAAAAGAAGAAAAACAAGTTCCAGCATGATCATGGTTGCATTATTAAGCATAACGATGCTCCTCGCGGCCTGTTCTTCAGGTTCGGCAACAACACCAGTAGCTGGCGAAGGAACGGGTGCCAGTTCCAATAACAGTAGTACGACTGTGTCTTCAGACACGGAAAGCCAGATGAACAAAGACAATGAAACACGAACCGTCTCAACGGTAAAGGGCGATGTTGTTGTTCCAGCTAATCCCAAACGGGTTGTTGTGTTGTATCTCCAAGGTGATGTCGTGGCACTTGGAATTAAGCCAGTCGCTACCTCAGAAGTATTTGCCGGGGCTGCATATAAGGGTGAGCTTGAAGGTGTAAATTCATTGGGTGCCTGGTTTGAACCGAATCCTGAAGCTGTCATAAACCTTGATCCGGATTTGATTATTGCGCCTTCAGAAGAGACGTATACGTTGTTAAAGGATATCGCACCTACGGTATATATTCCGTACGAGAAAATGACAACAGAAGAAAGACTTCAGAGTATAGCGAGTATTTTTGGCAAAGAACAGGAAGCCGAAACGTTAATCACTAATCTCAACAACAAAGTTGAAGAGAGCAAGAAAACACTAGCAGATGCAGGCATATTGAACAAAACGGTTTCCATTGTGGAGGGCGGTTTGAAAAGTATGGTCGTTGTAGAGAGCAAGCAATATGGCCGGGGATCTCAGGCACTATATGAGTACTTGGGCATGAAAGCACCTGAAGTAGTGCAGAAAAAAATAGATGTGGTTTCGGAAGCGGGAGGCTCCAACTTATCCATGGAAGTACTGCCTGAATATATCGGAGACTACGTGTTTCGTTCGGTGTATGAAGGGGCTGATAACCTTACGGATGATCCAATATGGAGCAGCATACCGGCTGTAAAGGAAGGCCGTCTAATCGAGATTGATTTTGAATTCTTCTATTATTCCGATATCTATTCAGTCAGCAAACAAATCGATTTCGTTGTCGAACATTTATTAGCAGCTTCCAGAGTGAAATAG
- the lpdA gene encoding dihydrolipoyl dehydrogenase gives MPITCDVAILGGGTGGYVAAIRAAQLGKQVVIIEKDKLGGTCLHRGCIPSKALLRSAEVYAEIQESEMYGIETAGATLVFPKVQARKDAIVEQLHQGVQYLMKKNKIQVVHAKGRVIGPSIFSPQSGAVAVEFEDGEMDTVVPTNLIIATGSRPRVLPGLEPDGRYIMSSDEALRMDELPASLIIVGGGVIGLEWASMLNDFGVDITVVEAAAHVLPAEDEDVAKEMQRLLGKRGVRFLTGASVLTETYRVEKGGIQIDVKLGDEKQETLKADKMLVSVGRQANVENIGLENTDIKLERGFIAVNQYLQTGEGHIYAIGDVIGGLQLAHAASHEGILAVNHLAGETVHAVESHRIPRCVYTRPEAASIGFTEREAKERGYEVKTGKFPFQAIGKSLVHGSRDGFVKVIADAKTNDILGVHMIGTHVTELIAEASLAQTLDATPWEVGQTIHPHPSLSEIMGEAMLAVDGKAIGM, from the coding sequence ATGCCAATTACATGTGATGTTGCCATTCTTGGAGGCGGAACCGGAGGGTACGTTGCTGCCATCCGTGCTGCACAGTTAGGAAAACAGGTTGTTATTATCGAGAAGGATAAGCTGGGAGGCACCTGTCTGCATCGCGGCTGTATTCCAAGCAAGGCATTGCTGAGAAGTGCGGAAGTATACGCAGAGATACAAGAGAGTGAAATGTATGGGATTGAGACAGCTGGAGCAACACTTGTATTTCCGAAGGTTCAGGCGCGCAAGGATGCGATTGTGGAGCAGCTTCATCAGGGCGTGCAGTATTTAATGAAAAAAAATAAAATTCAGGTGGTACACGCCAAAGGGCGCGTGATTGGCCCCTCCATTTTCTCCCCTCAGAGCGGTGCAGTAGCTGTCGAGTTCGAAGATGGCGAGATGGATACGGTTGTGCCAACCAACCTCATTATTGCTACCGGATCTCGCCCGCGGGTATTACCAGGTCTTGAGCCAGACGGCCGATACATCATGAGTAGTGATGAGGCTCTGCGAATGGACGAACTTCCGGCATCCCTGATCATTGTTGGTGGTGGCGTAATTGGCCTCGAATGGGCCTCCATGCTGAATGATTTTGGCGTCGATATTACAGTTGTTGAAGCTGCCGCTCATGTATTGCCAGCCGAGGATGAAGATGTAGCGAAGGAGATGCAGAGATTGCTTGGCAAACGTGGAGTTCGCTTCCTGACAGGCGCCAGTGTTTTGACAGAGACCTATCGTGTGGAAAAAGGCGGCATTCAGATTGACGTCAAGCTGGGAGACGAGAAGCAAGAAACCCTGAAAGCGGACAAAATGCTGGTATCTGTTGGTCGTCAGGCCAATGTGGAAAATATCGGACTCGAAAATACGGATATCAAGCTCGAACGCGGCTTTATCGCTGTGAATCAATATTTGCAAACGGGTGAGGGTCATATTTATGCCATTGGCGATGTCATCGGCGGATTACAGCTTGCACATGCGGCGAGTCATGAAGGCATTCTGGCTGTGAATCATCTGGCGGGTGAAACGGTACATGCTGTCGAATCGCATCGCATCCCTCGCTGTGTCTATACACGTCCGGAAGCAGCGAGTATCGGATTCACGGAGCGTGAAGCCAAAGAGCGCGGTTATGAAGTGAAAACAGGCAAGTTTCCGTTCCAGGCCATTGGAAAATCGTTGGTTCATGGAAGCCGGGATGGATTCGTGAAGGTAATCGCCGATGCCAAGACGAATGATATATTGGGTGTACATATGATCGGTACCCATGTGACGGAACTGATCGCTGAGGCCTCCCTGGCTCAGACGCTGGATGCTACACCTTGGGAAGTGGGACAGACGATCCATCCTCACCCTTCCCTATCAGAAATCATGGGTGAAGCCATGTTGGCTGTAGACGGAAAAGCGATTGGAATGTAG